Proteins encoded together in one Astatotilapia calliptera chromosome 7, fAstCal1.2, whole genome shotgun sequence window:
- the LOC113027246 gene encoding uncharacterized protein LOC113027246 gives MKRRSNTNVTRRSSTIKRRSENLRFDEFGFALTKKKDQKLHHRCHDYSYPQLSSVRVKELCELLSYWNGASFICKSQIERFIKMGIPPSLRGRVWKCLLTTDILRDASDFNYQTCLSEVRGPLVDLGVSEYGILSAITTLSDTQNNLGLNRQQSTSPSKPRYSVDDITLFRQIALDLQRSFPTHRSLMGESPEAIEGQAKLFRVLIACAKYNPKVGYTQGNGTND, from the exons ATGAAGCGGAGAAGCAATACCAACGTCACCAGGAGGAGTTCAACAATTAAAAGGCGCAGTGAGAATTTGCGTTTTGATGAATTCGGCTTTGCTCTCACTAAAAAAAAGGACCAGAAACTTCATCACCGGTGTCACGATTACAG CTACCCCCAGCTGAGCTCAGTGAGGGTGAAAGAGCTGTGTGAGCTGCTCAGCTACTGGAATGGAGCCAGCTTTATCTGCAAGAGCCAA ATTGAGCGATTTATCAAAATGGGTATCCCTCCAAGCCTGCGCGGCAGAGTATGGAAGTGCCTGCTTACCACTGATATTTTGAGAGATGCCAGTGACTTCAACTACCAG acatgtttgtctgaggtGCGAGGACCTTTGGTCGACCTGGGAGTCAGTGAATACGGCATCTTGTCTGCAATCACTACACTGAGCGACACTCAGAACAACCTGGGCTTAAACCGTCAACAGTCCACCAGCCCTTCAAAGCCCCGCTACTCTGTCGATGACATCACACTCTTCAGACAAATCGCCCTGGACCTTC AGCGTTCCTTCCCTACTCATCGGTCCTTGATGGGAGAAAGTCCCGAGGCCATCGAGGGTCAAGCGAAACTCTTCAGGGTCCTAATCGCCTGCGCCAAATACAACCCAAAGGTTGGATACACCCAAGGTAATGGGACGAATGACTGA
- the olfml1 gene encoding olfactomedin-like protein 3A: protein MSGMLPLFLVSLCLIVGSVQSQSSSQDAFIIQYLERRLAQMEERLNQCEQSTTSVTQRTFDLSSEIRGYLSTLSVLRSEVKSQMDGMSVRVDRMERELEYLENKIPSQSEIEMEEALLEQQIKAAELDLLKRKAKIKVQNDCSTGLSQIKSLKIVKKAGDTYGSWFKDPSEGSAKIYLLSGIRNDTMLEYVSLQSFTERTSSPAKVVQLPFHWQGSGHVVYNGFLYYHKADTTNQIVKVDLLNGTVVDSMLLPGAGHMPVYSLNPNTYLDMAVDELGLWVIHADAEYGGNLVITKLEIGTLAVESVWDTQCRSHDAEGAFLICGTLYVVYNTRYGGRSTIQCLYDIHDTIHSNESPVMFFPKRYTSHSSIHYHPGDKQLYAWDDGYQTIYKVETRKNDQVIAD from the exons ATGTCGGGCATGCTTCCCCTCTTTCTCGTATCTTTGTGTCTGATCGTGGGCTCAGTCCAGAGCCAAAGCTCGTCTCAGGATGCCTTTATAATCCAGTACCTGGAGAGGAGACTGGCTCAGATGGAG GAACGCCTGAATCAGTGTGAGCAGAGCACCACAAGCGTCACCCAAAGAACCTTTGACCTTTCCAGTGAAATCAGAGGTTATCTGTCTACACTCAGTGTTCTCAG ATCAGAGGTGAAGAGCCAGATGGACGGCATGTCTGTACGTGTAGACCGGATGGAGAGAGAGCTGGAATATTTGGAAAACAAAATTCCCAGTCAGTCTGAAATTGAGATGGAGGAGGCACTGCTGGAACAGCAGATAAAAGCGGCAGAACTCGACCTACTGAAAAGGAAAGCCAAGATCAAAGTGCAAAACG ACTGCAGCACTGGTCTGAGTCAAATCAAGTCTCTCAAGATTGTGAAGAAGGCAGGAGACACCTATGGTTCCTGGTTCAAGGACCCCTCGGAAGGATCAGCCAAg ATTTATCTGCTCAGCGGAATTCGTAACGACACCATGCTTGAGTACGTTTCCCTGCAAAGCTTCACAGAGAGGACTTCATCTCCAGCAAAGGTGGTGCAGCTGCCTTTCCACTGGCAAGGATCGGGTCATGTGGTCTACAATGGATTCCTCTACTACCACAAAGCAGATACAACAAACCAAATAGTGAAG GTAGACCTGCTGAATGGCACAGTGGTGGACAGCATGCTTCTTCCAGGAGCTGGTCATATGCCTGTTTACAGTCTGAACCCTAACACTTACCTGGACATGGCTGTTGATGAACTTGGCCTCTGGGTCATCCATGCAGATGCTGAGtatggaggaaacctggtcatCACCAAACTGGAAATAG GAACCTTGGCAGTAGAGTCTGTGTGGGACACACAGTGTAGAAGCCATGACGCTGAAGGAGCTTTCCTAATATGTGGCACCCTTTATGTGGTCTACAACACACGCTATGGAGGACGTTCCACCATACAGTGTCTCTATGACATCCATGACACCATTCACAG CAATGAGAGTCCTGTGATGTTCTTCCCGAAACGTTACACCAGCCATAGCAGCATCCACTATCACCCCGGAGACAAGCAGCTGTATGCCTGGGATGACGGCTACCAGACGATTTACAAAGTGGAGACACGCAAGAATGACCAAGTCATTGCAGACTAA